GCCCAGGTCGATGACCGGGCCGGATGGTTGCAGGTAGCTCATGGTAATTGCCGTTGTTGTGGTTATAACTGCAGCAGGTCGATCAGGATCTGGCGCGTGTTGAGCGGCGCGCCGCCCAGCTGGTGCGCCAGCAGGAAGCGCATCATCTGCTTGCCCTGCGCCTGCGTCACCGGATCGGCATAGTCGTCGCGCTCCATGTCGAGCAGGGTCTGGCCATCGACGGCCGGCCAGGTGTCGGACAGGCGCGCCACGCGCGGGCCGCGTTCGGGATCGACGACGTATTCGACGCCGGGCTCGATCGGATCGCGCGAACCGGCGCAGCGGCTCAGGTCGGCCGCGACGCCCGTCTCCTTAAGTAAGGCCCGTTCGAATTTTCTCAAGACGATTTGCGCCGGCTCGCCGTGCGCCAGCTGATTGAGCGTCGCGACGTAGTGGTCGAACAGGGCAGGATGCGGGTCGTCGCGCGCGATCAGCTTGACCAGCAGTTCGTTGAGGTAGAAGCCGCACAGGAGCGCGGTGCGCTCCAGCGGCAGCATGCCGCCGACCCATTCGGCGTCGATCAGGGTGCGCAGCTCGGCGCGTCCGCTCCACGAGGTCGACAGCGGCTGGAAGGTTTGCAGCACGCCGCGCAGTTTCGAGTGCGGGCGCTTGGCGCCCTTCGCAACCAGTCCGATGCGCCCGTACTCGCGCGTGAACATGTCGACGATCAGGCTGGTTTCTTTGTAGGGATAGCTGTGCAGGACGAAGCCGGGCTGGCCGTTGATGCGGTCGCGCGGCAAGGCGCGGCTGCGTTTCGGCGCCGCCGCGGCCGGCACGGCGATGGCGAGGTCGGCGTCGAGGGTGTCCATGCGCGGCCGCAGTCGGGCGCTGCCTTATTCGTAGCCGTAGGCGCGCAGCCCGGCTTCGTTGTCGGCCCAGCCGGATTTGACCTTGATCCAGATTTCCAGGTACACCGGGCCGCCGAACAACTTTTCCATGTCCAGGCGCGCCTGGGTGGAAATTTCTTTCAGGCGCGCGCCCTTGTTACCGATCAGCATGGACTTGTGGGTGTCGCGCTCGACCAGCACGGCGGCGAAGATCCGGCGCAGGTCGCCCTCCTGCTCGAACTGCTCGATCAGCACGGTGCTGGTGTACGGCAGCTCGTCGCCGACCAGGCGGAACACTTTTTCGCGCACGATCTCGGCGGCGAGGAACTTCTCGCTGCGGTCGGTGATGTCGTCCGGGCCGAAGATCGGCGCGTTCTCCGGCAGCAGCTTCCTGATCTCGCCCTGCAGCGCATCGACCTGGAAGCGCAGCTTGGCCGACACCGGCACGACGGCGGCGAAGTCGTGCTTGGCGGCGATCTGCTGGGCGAACGGCATCAGCGCGGCCTTGTCCTTGACGCGGTCGGACTTGTTGATCACCAGGATCACC
This window of the Massilia sp. R2A-15 genome carries:
- the recO gene encoding DNA repair protein RecO; its protein translation is MDTLDADLAIAVPAAAAPKRSRALPRDRINGQPGFVLHSYPYKETSLIVDMFTREYGRIGLVAKGAKRPHSKLRGVLQTFQPLSTSWSGRAELRTLIDAEWVGGMLPLERTALLCGFYLNELLVKLIARDDPHPALFDHYVATLNQLAHGEPAQIVLRKFERALLKETGVAADLSRCAGSRDPIEPGVEYVVDPERGPRVARLSDTWPAVDGQTLLDMERDDYADPVTQAQGKQMMRFLLAHQLGGAPLNTRQILIDLLQL
- the era gene encoding GTPase Era; translation: MNTSSSTPDNFRCGYIAIIGRPNVGKSTLMNVLIGAKVSITSRKAQTTRHRITGIQTIDDAQFIYVDTPGFQTRHSNALNKTLNKTVTNTLISADVILYLVEAGTFGPADQQVVDLLPKEVPVILVINKSDRVKDKAALMPFAQQIAAKHDFAAVVPVSAKLRFQVDALQGEIRKLLPENAPIFGPDDITDRSEKFLAAEIVREKVFRLVGDELPYTSTVLIEQFEQEGDLRRIFAAVLVERDTHKSMLIGNKGARLKEISTQARLDMEKLFGGPVYLEIWIKVKSGWADNEAGLRAYGYE